The following nucleotide sequence is from Deltaproteobacteria bacterium.
GTCCGTGTACCGTCACTGTAACATGGAACACCTGGAAGACCTGTTGAAGAAGGCACCGGCCAAGGCGCGCAAGCTCATTGCCACCGAGTCCGTGTTCAGCATGGACGGGGACATCGCGCCTCTTCGGGAGCTGGTGGAGCTGGCGGAGCGTCACGGAGCCATGGTGATGGTGGACGAGGCCCACGGCACCGGCGTTCGCGGGCCCAACGGCGCCGGCGTGGTGGCGGAGATGGGGCTCGGCGACCGTGTCCTCGTGCAGATGGGTACCCTGGGAAAGGCCTTGGGCGCTTTCGGCGCCTACGTCGCGGGCAGCGCCAGGCTTAAGGAACTGCTCATCAACCGCGCGCGCAGCTTCATCTTCACCACCTCGCTGCCGCCGGTGGTGCTGGCCATGGCGGGCGCGGCCGTGGACCTGGCGGAAAAGGAGCCCGAGCGGCAGTGCACGCTGCGGCGCAACACCGAGCGGCTGCGAAGCGGCCTGGAGCGGCTGGGCTACACGGTGGGCGGCAGCACCCAGATCATTCCGGTGATGGTGGGGGAGGAGCAGCCGTGCATGGAGCTTGCGGCGCGGCTCCTGGACTCCGGCTTCTACGTACAGGGCATCCGCCCGCCCACGGTGCCGCCGGGCACGTCGCGGCTGCGGGTCACCACCATGGCGACCCATACCAACGAACAGCTCGACCGCGCCCTCGATGCCTTCGCGCGGAACTCGCCCCACGAGCGGAAGAGAGCATGAATCACAGCGACAAGTACGACACCCTCAAACGCCTGGACCACACCCACCTGTGGCACCCGTTCACGCAGATGCAGGAGTGGATGGGCGAGGACCCCTGTATCATCGCAGAGGGGGAAGGCAGCTACCTCATCGACGTCGACGGCAACCGTTACCTGGACGGGGTGTCGTCCCTGTGGTGCAACCTCTTCGGGCACCGCCGCCCTGAGCTGGACGAGGCCCTCAAGGCGCAGACCGACCGCATCGCACACTCCACCTTCCTGGGCCTCAGCCACGTGCCGGGCATCGAGCTGGCCGCCCGGCTCAACGCCATCGTCCCGCCCGGCCTCACCCGCGTGTTCTACTCGGACAGCGGCGCCACCGCCGTAGAGGTGGCGCTCAAGCTGGCGGTGCAGTACTGGCAACTCCTGGGGCAGACCGAGCGGACCCGGTTCGCGCGGCTGGAGGAGTCGTACCACGGAGACACCGTCGGGGCCATGAGCGTCGGCTACAGCGAGCTGTTCCACCACTACCACCGCACCATGCTGTTCCCTACGCTGTCGGTAAAGCCGCCCTACGCCTATCAGCGGGAACATGGCCTGAGCGAGGCCGAGTCGATGGAACGGTCCTTGGCCGAGGCCCGTGCCACCGTCGAACGGGAGAAGGACCGGCTGGCGGCGTTCATCATGGAACCGGTCATGCAGGGGGCCGCGGGCATGTGGCCCCAGCCCGCCGGCTACGTCCGGGGCATCCGGGACATCTGCGCCGACAACGGCATCCTGTTCATCGCCGACGAGGTGGCCACGGGCTTCGGCCACACCGGACGCATGTGGGCGTGCGAGCACGACGGCGTGACCCCGGACCTCATGTGCGTCGGCAAGGGCATTACCGGCGGCTACCTGCCGCTGGCGGCGACCTTTGCCACAGAGGAGATATTCTCCGCGTTCCTGGGTGAGTACGGCGAGTTCAAGAGCTTCTTCCACGGCCACACCTATACCGGCAACCCCCTGGGCTGCGCGGTGGCGCTGGCCGGCCTGGACATCTTCGAGCGGGACGCGCTGATGGAGACGGTGCCGGCCAAGATGGCGTGGCTCGAGCGAACCCTCCAGGCGGACATCCTCACCCTCCCTCACGTGCGCGAGATACGCCAGCGCGGCTTCATGACGGGCATGGAGCTGGTGAAGGACAAGGCGCGCGGCGAGCGCTACGACCCCGGCCTCCGGATCGCCAACCAGGTGGTGCTGGAAGCCCGGCGGCGCGGCGTCATCGTCCGCCCGCTAGGGGACACCCTCATCATGCTCCCGCCGCTCACCATCAGCGACGCCGAGCTGGCGACCCTGGCGGGCGTGGTGCGAGATTCCATCCGCCACGTCACGGAAGCCTCGTGAGCCGCGGCTTCTTCATCACCGGCACGGACACGGGCGTGGGCAAGACTTTGGTGGCGTGCGGACTGGCCGCCGCGTTCAGGGACGCCGGGTTCAAGGTCGGCGTGATGAAGCCCGCGGAATCCGGCTGCCGGAACGAGAAGGGCCGCCTGGTGCCCCAGGACGCCACCTTCCTCAAGGCCGCGGCCGGCAGCAACCAGCCCATCGAACGCATCTGCCCCTACCGCCTGGGAGTCCCCGTGGCTCCGAGCGTGGCCGCCGCCCACGCCGGCGTGCAGATCCGGCCGGACTTCCTGGTGCGCCTGTACCGCGACATGAGCGCCGTACACGACCTCATGCTGGTGGAAGGCGCCGGCGGCCTGCTCGTCCCCCTGCGCCCCAGCTACACCTACGCGGACCTGGCCCGCGAGATCGGCCTCCCGATCCTGGTGGTGGTGGGCAACCGCCTCGGCGCCATCAACCACGCGCTGCTCACCCTGGACCACGCCGCGTGCCTCAACCTGAAGGTGTCCGGCTACATCCTGAACGACATGGAAGGTGAACGGACGCCGGCCACGGAAACCAACGCCGAGACCCTCCGGGAGATGACGCGGGTGCCGAGCGTAGGGAAAGTCCCGTTCCTGCGAACGTCGGGATCGGGGCCGGGTGCGCCGCAGGAAACGCGCCCCGACCTGGGTGCCCTGTTCCGGCGCCACACCGAGTTCGACTATCTTGCCAAGATCACGTGAGGATAGTAGCCGGGCCTCACCCATTGACCGTCATACACGGCGCCTGGACTGGCCAGACGGAGCCGCTACGAATACGTCATTCCCGCGAAAGCGGGAATCCAGGGGCGGAGGCCTTACCGACCGCCCATGAAACAGCGCGTCACCTCGTCGTAGACCGCCTTCAACGGCACCTTCCTCGCCGCCGCGATCTTGCGCGCCTCGTCGTACTCGGGCGTCGCCCGCTTCGCCCCTCCCGGTTCCTCGGCGACCTTGACCGTGAGCGTGCCGAAACGGGTCTTGAGCTTCAGCGTCGTCCGCGGGAGCACCAGCCGGTCCACCCGGTAGCAGCGGACTCCGAGAGTCGATGTCTCCCCCAACACGATCCCCGCCAGCGCGTCCCGCAGTTCGGGCTCCGCGACGACCCGCAACAGCGTGCCCGGCCGGTTCTTCTTCATCTGGACGGGCGAAAGCGTCACGTCACGGGCGCCCGCCGCGAAGAGGCGCTCCAGCACATAGTCGTAGAGCTCCGGGTTCATGTCGTCGATGTGGGTCTCCATCACCAACATGCGTTCGTGGGCGAGCAACGACGATCCCTCACCCAGGACGATCCGCAAGACGTTGGGCCGGTCCGCGAACTCCAACGTCCCCGCGCCGTAGCCCGTCCCCTCGACGCGCATGGCCGGAGCCTCGCCCTTCCGCGTCACAAGGGCCGAAAGGACGGCGGCGCCGGTGGGGGTGACGTTCTCCGCGGCGATGTCCGCGCCCTCGACCGGGAACCCCTTCAACAGCTCCAACGTCGCCGGCGCCGGCACCGGCAGCACCCCGTGCAGCGAACGGGTCAGCCCCCGGCCCAGGGGCACGGCCGAACAGGCGAACTCGTCGATTCCCAGGAAACAGGTGCCGATGGCCGCCGCCAGGATGTCCACGATGGAGTCCACCGCCCCAACCTCGTGGAAGTGAACCGCCTCCGGCGCCACCCCGTGGACCTTCCCCTCCGCCTCGGCGAGCTTGGAGAAGATGGCCAGGCCGCGGTTCTTCACCTCGACCGGCAGCCCGCTCCCCTCGATCAGTCCGCGGATGTCCGACCAGCTTCGCCTCGGCTGCTCCTCGCCCGCCAGGACCTGAAACCGCACCGCCCGGATACCGTGGACGGTCCTCCTGCCCACGCGGATGCGAAAATCGAGGTTCGCGAGCTTGCCGAGTTCCTCCTGAAGCCGCCTGCGCGGCAACCCCAGGTCCAGCAACGCGGCCACGGTCATGTCCCCACTGATACCGGAGACCAAGTCGAAGTACGCGGTCCTCATGGTGAAGGCAGGCGTACGAAACTCGCCGGTGGCGTGTCAAGGACCTGTGGATCGCGGTGCATTTACATGCGGTTTGAGGGGTGCTATTCTGGAAATCCTGCAAGCGCGTGGGGCCGTAGCTCAGCTGGGAGAGCGCTAGGTTCGCAATCTAGAGGTCGTGGGTTCGATCCCCATCGGCTCCACCAACCCCAACTCAAAGAGCCGTCGGAAGACGGCTTTTTTTGTTCCGCCGTCCCTTTCCGACCCGGCTCACCGTCTCTTCCTGGCCGCCATGCGTTCCACCTGCCGGGCGATGGCCCGCTTGATCCTGTCACCGTGTTGGCCGAACAGTTCGCCTTGCGGCGGATCGCCGTGCATGACAAGGAGCCGGTCCATGGCCGCGGCATGGGCCTCCAGCCCGCCGTCGGCCAGGATGTGGTCCACCGAGACGCCGCGAGACTCGAGCGCCTGTGCCACCAGCAGGGTCCGATGGCATTCCAGGGGCTCCTTCTCCGCGCACATCATCGCGACCCGGTGGCCGGCGGCGGCTTGAAGGACCCTATCCAGTCCCCGTTGGAACATCGGCGTCGCCTCGACGCGGTCATAGCGCACACGTCCGTTCTCGTAGCAAGCCGGATCGTCCGGGCGTCCCCCCAACTCCCACCCGAGATAAACGTACTCGATGCCACGGGCGGTGAGGCTGCGCGCCAGCGGCTCGCGGTTATACTGCGGATTGAACCGGCTGTAGGGCGTCGAACGAACATCGACCACCTCGACGACCTCGTACCGCTCCAACAATCCGACGAAGGTTTCGATGGCATGGGTGGAATGGCCGATGGTCAAGACGCTCATGACAACTCTTCTTCCATACCATTGCCCGCACCGTACTTGCCACGATCCGTGGCCCTGGACATCCCTCGCCGAACACCCCTGTTTCGTGTATCGTGGCTGACGGATTGAGGGACCGGTCGAAAGAACCACCAGGAGGAATCCCATGAACAACCTTCGAGGCAAGTACGCCATCGTGGGCGTCGGGCACAGCAGGCTCGGCAAGGTGCCGGAGATGGGGCCCATCGGGATGTTCGCGGTGGCGGCGCGGAACGCCATCGCGGACGCGGGGTTGACCAAGGCGGACGTGGACGGGCTGATCACGCGGGGGCCGGACGACGTATATTGCCACCACCAGCGGGTGGGGGCGGCGCTGGGGCTCGACGTGACCTACAGCACGTCCACGGACAACGGCGGCGCCAGCCAAGTGCTTGGGGTGGCCATGGCGTGCATGGCCATCGACGCGGGGCTTTGCAGCACGGCCGTGGTGGGGTTCGGGCGGGATACGTGGTCCCGGACGCACCGCACCGAGACCGCGCGCAAGCGGGTCAACATCGGCATCCAGAACCAGGGCGAGTTCGGGCCGGAGTTCGGCTGGTTCGGCGCTCCGTCCAACTACGCGGTGTCGGCGCGGCGCCACATGAAGCTCTACGGCACCACCAAGGAGCAGTTGGGCCACATCGCGGTGGCGTTCCGGGAGCACGCGAGCCGCAACCCCAACGCGTTTTTCCAGAAACCAGTCACCATCGAGGAGTACCTGAACGCGCGCATGATCGTCGACCCGCTGTGCCTCTACGACTGCAGCGTCTACATCGACGGCGCCGCCGCGGTGGTGGTGACCTCGGCGGAACGCGCCCGGGACCTCAGGCAACCGCCGGCCTATGTCATGGGCTTCGGTTTCGGCAACCGCCTGAGCGGCTGGTTCGAGGAGAGCAACATGCTCACCACCGGGGCCAAGGAGGCGGGCGAGGGAGCCTACCGCATGGCCGGCATCGGTCCCGAGGCCGTGGACACGGCCCAGCTCTACGACTGCTTCACGCAGATGGTGCTGTTGCAGCTCGAGGACTACGGCTTCTGCGAGAAGGGCGAGGGTGGCCCGTTCGCCGCCTCCGGCGCCCTCAGGCTGGGCGGCCGCCTGCCCACCAACACCTCGGGCGGGCAGCTCTCGGAGGGGCATACCGAGGGCATGCTGCAGATCGTGGAAGGGGTGCGGCAGGTCCGGCACGAGCACGGAGCGGACCGCCAGGTGAAGGACGCCCAGGTGGCGCTGGTGAGCGGGCACGGCGGCAACACGGCCTGCCAGTCGGCCATGATCCTGGCGAGGGAAGCATCATGAGCGAGTACGCCAAGCCGCTGCCGTATCCCACGGTGGAGTCGGAGCCCTTCTGGGAGGGCTGCAAGCGCCACGAGTTGCTGCTGCCGCGGTGCCGCGCGTGTTCCGGATACTGGTTCCCGCCGGGTTCCACCTGCCCGCATTGCTGGAGCACGGAGTGGGACTGGACCAAGGCGTCGGGCCGCGGCAGGATCCACTCCTTCGGCGTCTACCACCGGGTGTACCACCCGGGCTTCGAGGGCGAGATCCCCTACGTGTTCGCGGTCATTCAACTCGACGAAGGGCCGCGGCTGGTAAGCAACGTGGTGGACGAGCCGCCCGAGAAGCTCGAGTGCGACCAGCCCGTGGAAGTGGTGTTCGAGGACGTCACGGAGGACGTGACGCTCTACAAGTTCAGGCCCGCGGGCTAAGCCGCCGGAGGGGTGCGCGCGCTAGCGCGTTGCCTTGTTGAGCACCTCGATGAGTGGTTTGGCCTGCTCGTTGCTGACGTTTCTTTGGAGCAGGATGTCCCGGGGCGTGATGTCCACGCGCCCATAATAGGTGCGGTTGTCGTCCCGGTTGACAACCACGCCTCCGCCCTCCACCGACACGCCGGCGAACAGCCCCTTGACGCGGGCGAACGAGAAGATGTCGAAAATCTCGACCTTGGCGCCGACACCTTCCGGGCCCAAGCCGATGCTCGCGTCGGCGCCAAGCTGGAACTTGTCACGCAGAAAGCGTCTCAGGCCTGTATCCGTCATGATCATGAGGATGACTTCCCCGGCCTTGACACCGAACTGCAAGCCGAAAGAACCCGACAATACGTCGTAGAAGGCGGGATGGCTCCACCGGCCCTCCTTGTCCTGCGCCACGAGCACGCCCTTGCCGACGGCGCCACCGACGAAAAACCCGCCCTTGACGAACTGAGGCATGATGAGGAGCCCCTTGGCGTACCGGACGTTTTTCTGGAACCACGTCATCCGGGAATCCTGCCGGAACTCCTCGAACGTCACACGGGCCTTGTTCACTCGGACACCCAGGTCCTTCGCCGTCGTCTCCTGGCCGAACACCACGGCGGACGACATGGCGAAGAGGAACAAGACGGCAAGCGCTACCAGAGTTCTCTTCACTGAATGCCTCTCTTCCTCTAGTGGCCTGTAATGCGCAGTGAGTCGCCTGCGGCCCACGGTCCGAACACGACTTGACCGTTCACTTTCAGGATACCACGCGTGACGGGCAGGAAAAACGAGGTAGGCGACCTTTGTCAGAACTCGGTGCCGATGCCGGCGGCCCGGGCCTTGTCATGGGCCAGCCGCGCCAGCGCCATGTACCCGACGCCCTGGTCGCTGTTCTGCTTGAACAAGGTGATATCGCGGTCGTTGCGGCGGCCGCGCGTCTTGCCGGTGACCAGGGCGCTCAGGTCCTTGACGTCGTCCCAGGCGATGACTCCATTCCGCACCGGCTCCAGCAGATCGCCCTGCTCGTCCTGGATACCCTGTTGCACGAGCGTCGCCACGATGACGTCCGCGCGCGCCAGCACCTCGTCGTCCAGCTCCCGGCGCGGCCGGCTCACCAGCCCCTCCAGCAACAGCTCCTTGTTGCTGCCCACGATGAAGGTGACGTGGACGCCTTCCTCCAGCCAGCGTCCGAACACCACCGGCACGTTGCTGCCGGTGGCGCAAACGATGATGTCCACGTTCCGGGCGGCCTCTTCGGGCCGTTCCACCGGCCTGAGCTCCGCGTCCACGCAGGGTTGCATGGTGTCGCAGAACGCGCGGCGGTGGTCCGCGCCGCGGCTGTAGACCCGCACCTCGGCGATGGGCCGGATGGCGCACATGGCCTCCAGGTGGCGCCGGGCTTGACGGCCGGTGCCGATGAGCCCCAACACCCGGGCGTCCGCCCGCGCCAGCCTGCGGGTGCCGACGGCGCTGGTGATGGCGGTCTCGGTGGCGAACTCGTCCCCCGGCGCCTCCCGGCGGTAGAACGGCGGACAGCCGGCGATGACGGCCAGGAGCGCGCCGGTCTCGCTGTCGTAGCAGACGTAGACCCGCGTCCCCACCGCCGCGTAGCTCTGGTCGTCGGCCGTGTAGTTGTGACGCTCGTAGTGGACGAAGGTCCCGGCCACGCTCAGGGACACGCATCCGCCCGAGTGCACGCTGATGCGGCGGTCGTCCGCCAGCATGCGCTGGCGCGGCAGGCTGAAGAGGGGGTGGTCCTCCTGCGACGCGAATCCCCGCTCCACCGCGTCAACCGCCTCGGTGATGGAGATGAGCCCCTTGAGCTCCTCCGCCTTGATGAACAGCGCCATGCCCGCGCCCTCCCCGTCCTCCAGGCCACCGGACGGCAGGCGTCAGCGGTGCGCCCGGGTGAACTCCAGCGTGCGCTCGCACACCTTCTCGGTGGTCTGGTCCGGCGGCATCACGTTCCAGAACTCGCCGTTGGGAAGACATTCGCGCAGATAATGTGCCCCGGAGGTGGCATGGGACGGGTCGTCGCCGGGCATGATCACGGCCGGCGCCTTGATGCCCATGACCTCCTCGGCGGTGGCGCCGGTGGCGGTATCGCGATCGAACAGGTCCGGACCGGTGGTGGCGACGATCCCCAGGTAGCGGTCCGGGTCCTCGGCCGCGAAGCTCGCGGCGAAGGCGCTGTCCCGGGCGATGACCGAGGCCCAGGGGCCGGACTCGGGATCGGCCCAGAAGGTCGTGCCCTTCGATGCCCGTTCGACGACACCGTCGAGGCCGTTCTCCTTGATGAAACTCAGGTGATTGGCCCAGCGCGCCTGGCAGGAAGCCTTCCAACGGTAGCCCCCCACCGGCCAGTGGAGGATCAGCCCCCGGGTGCGCTCGGGAAAGTTGACGCCGAACGAAAGCGCCACCGAGCAGCCCATGCAGCCGCCCATGACGAAGGCGGAGTCGACGCCGAGGTGGTCCAGGAGCCGCTTGCCCTGGGTGGCGTAGGTGGTCCAGGTGATGCGCTCCACGCGCCCGCCCGACTGTCCGGACTCGCGCCGGTCGTAGGCGATGACCTGGTGCTCGGTGGCGAGCTCCGCCAGGGCATCGAGGCCCTTCCAGGCCGTGGAGACGCGCCACTTCTCGATGGTGGAGTCGAACCCCCCCGGCGCCAGCATCAGCAGGGGCGGTCCGGAGCCGTAGATTTCGTAATAGACTTCGATACCGTCGATCACAGCAGTCGACATGCAGTTCCTCCCGAAAGGCCCGCACACGCGCGCGCACCACGCATTGACGGGGCTTGGATGATGTTTCCCCACGATTAGCCCAAGCATCCGGGTCAGTCAAATCAGCCCTGCCCCGGCCGGCGTTGACCCGACTCCGTTTCAGGTCCTATACTTCGCGGTTCATGATCCGGTGATTGGAGGAACCCAAGAAATGTTGATCGACTGGCATTCACACCACACGGCCCCGGAGGTCGTGGACGCGTTCAAGGAGAAGGCCGGGAAGTCGCCCAAGGTGGACGCCTACGACTCGACGGACTTCGACAAGCGGCTCGCCGAGCTGGACGAGGCGGGCATCGACTTCCAGCTCGTCTGCCAGGGGGCGAGCGAGGACGCCGACCAGCTTGACGGCGCGGACGCCATGGCGATGGCGCGCCTGTCCAACGACGTGCTGGCGGAGCGCATCGGCGGCCATACGGACCGCTTCGGCGGCATCACGGCGCTGTCGCTCAAGAACGTCGCGGAATCCGTGGAGGAGATCGAGCGCATGGCCGCGCGCGGCTTCAAGGCGGTGCTCATCTACCCGCGGGTGGACGGCGAGATGAAGGTGGACCTGCCGGATCTCGACCCGGTGTTCGCCAAGGTGTCGGAACTCGGCCTGCCGCTCTTCCTTCACGGCAGCGGCGGCGCCAAGGACCCGACGCTCCAGCGGCTGGAGGACGGCGGTGCCGGGGTGGCCTACAGCGTGCTGTCGGACGCGAGCGTGAACGAGTGCGTCATGCGCATGATCGCCGGCGGCCTCTTCGACCGCTACCCGAAGCTCCGGGTCGTGATACGCAGCGGCGGCGGCGGCATCCCGCTGCTGGTCCAGAGGATGTTCTGGAAACACAAGGGGCCGGAGGGCGAGACGCGCTACTCCGACATCTTCCTGAAGCACTTCTGCATCGATACGGCGAGCGTCCGGCCCAATGCGCTGCCCTTCCTCGCCGACGTGATGGGGTCCGAAGGCGTCGTCTTCGGCTCGGACTACTGTGGCGGGCTGGGGCCGCTCAAGAAGGCGTTGAACGTCGTGGACGAGCAGGAGAACGCCTCGGAGATCCGCGCACGCACGGAGCGGACCTCGCGCGCGATGCTGCGTCTGTAGGGCTTGATCAGAGCGCCGTGAGAGCCCCCTACTCCTTGCGCGTGGTGAGCTCGATCTTGTAGCCGTTGGGATCCTCGACGAAAGCGATGACCCCGCCGCCGTGCTTCATGGGACCGGCGTCGCGGGTGATCTTGACCCCCTTCTCGCGCAGGTCGTCGCAGGTGGCGTACACGTCGGGCACGCCGATGGCGATGTGGCCGAAGCCGTCGCCGACGTTGTACTCGTGGGTGTCCCAGTTGTAGGTCAGCTCGATGACGGCGCTGTCCTCCTCGGAGCCGTAACCCACGAAGGTGTTGGTGAAGCGGCCCGACTCGTAGTCCTTCTGCTTCAGGACCTTCATTCCCAATCCGTCACAGTAGAACTTGAGGCTCTCGTCCAGGTGCTTGACCCGGATCATGGTGTGAACGATTCTCATGGCGTTCTCCTTTCCTGCGTTGGCGGCCGCGGACCCTGCCGCCCGCGCGCCTTTGGGTTCACTCGCAGACCCGCACCGGATCCGCCACCACCTCCCGGATAGCCCAGCCATCCGATCGTGTGAAGCTCACATGGCTCAGTTCACAGGGCTTGAGGTGGAACGTGCGATACTGGTCCAGCGGCGTCCCGCTGATGCGGCACAGGGCCGAAAGGATCGGAAAGCTGTGGCTCACCACGACGATCGTATCGCCGTCGTGGTGGCCCTCGACGATGCGGTTGAGCGCGGACCAGACCCGCCGGTCCACGTCGAGGAGACGCTCCCCCCCTGGCAGTTCCACCCCCACGGGCCGCGTGCGCCATTGCTCGATCAACCCCCCGAACCGCTCCCGCACCTCCACGAACGTGAGACCCTCCATCTCGCCGTGGTCGAGCTCGCGCAGGTCCGGCTCGACCCTGACCGCGACCTCGTGCGGGCCGCCGACGATTTCCGCGGTCTCGCGGGCGCGCCGCAGATCGCTGGAGTACACCGCGTCGATGCGTCTGCGGCTCAGATGGGCGGCCACCTCGCTTGCCTGACGCTGGCCGGTCTCGTTCAACTCGATGTCCGAGCTCCCCTGGCACCGCCCTTCATGGTTCCAGCGGGTCTCGCCGTGGCGTAGCAGTAAGATCTGCATGGGAAGGTGCGTGCCTCAGATGAATTCCGGATGGATCTCGATCCTGGCGTTGGCCTTGAGGTTCTCGATCAGGCGGCTGAAGGCACGCTGCCCTTTCTCCTCGCGTATCTGCCGCGTAAGTTCTTCCTTTTCCTTCCCCAGGTCCGCGAGGTCGGCTTCGACGGTGGTTCTGAGCACCATCACGTAGAACGAGTCGCCCTGGGCGTAGGCCGTATCCACCACCGGATTCGCCTTGGATGCCGTAAGCCGCCCCAGGGGCAGCGGCAGGATCCCGACCTCGGGAATGTTCGCCTGCTTGCGCGGAAAGAGGCCGGTGTCCTCCACCGCAAGGCCCCCGGCCGCGGCGGCCTCGCGCAGATCCGCCCCGCCCTTGACCTCGGCCAGGAACGCCTCCGCCTTCTTCTGGGCCTGCTCGCGCGCCTTCCTGCGCGTGAGCGTCTCCTGGATCCGTTCCTTCACGTCGTCGAGCGGCGGCACGGCCGGCTCGACGCGCCGGGCACCCTGGAGGAGATACAGCGCGTCCGGGGAGGCGACGATGGGACCGGTCTGGTCCGGCCGGAGCGATAGGGCGGCGTGATAGAACTCCTCCACGTCGCCGATGGCGTCGAGCGTCTCGCCCGCGCTGAACAGGGGCGTCTCGTCCGGTTCGATGCCGCGCTCCCGGGCCACCTGCGCCAGCGGCACGCCGTCCAGTGCCCTTTCCCGATCCTCCTCCACGGCGCGGGCCGCACGCGCTCCGCCGCGCTCCCGCTTGAGCGCGGCGACGATCTCGTCGCGCACCTCCTCCAGCTCACGTATCTTGTCTTCCCGCCGCTCGACGGCCTTGAGCAGGTGCAGCCCGATGGCGCTTTCCACCACGTCGCTGATGGCGCCCTGCTCCAACGCAAAGAGCGCCGCGTCCAGCGGTGCCACGAGCTGGCCGCGGACGACGAAGCCCATGTCCCCCCCATCGGCGGCGCTATCGTCCTGGGAGTGCTGCTTCGCCAACTCCGCGAAATCGGCTCCTTCGCGGGCCCGCTTGAGGATGCCCCCCAGTTGCTCCCGCGCCGCCGCCTTGTCTTCGGGAGAGGCACCCTCGGCGATGGGAACGAAGATCTGACTGAACTTCACCGCCTCCGGCTGGCGGAACCGACGTTCGCGGTAAACGTCGTAGTAGGCCTGGACGTCCCCATCCGACACCTCGATGTCCTCCGCGAAACGGTCCACGCGGTACTCCAGGTAGCGCGTCCCGACCTTGAGGGGCTCCCGCAGGAGCGATCCGTTGCCGTCGTAGTAGGCCTGGATGTCCTCGTCCGCCACCGCGACTCCCTCCGCGAAATCATCCGTGTCGAAACGCACGAAATCCAGCGCGATCTCCTCGTTCTCCACGCGGTAGCGGTCCTCCACCTCCACCGCGGTCACCGGTATGGAGTCCGCGATGAGACTCCGGAGCTTCTGGATCGCCAAGGCCTCGCGCTGCTGCGCCTCGAACTCCGCCGGGGTCATACCTTGTCCACGCAGGGCCAGGCGGTAGGCGTTCCGGTCGAACCGCCCTCCCGCCTGAAACGCCGGATGGCGCGCGATGCCGTCGGCAAGCTCGCCGTCCGTGACCTTGAGGCCCAGGTCGTCGGCGGCCTGCAACAGCAAACGCTGCTGGATCAGCTCCTCCAGCAACTGGCCGCGGAGATTGAGCGCCTCGATGTCCGCGGGCGACAGCCGGCCGCCGGCCAGTTGCCGGTAGGTTTGAAGCATTCGATAGTAGTGGATCTCGAGTTCGGTGTAGGTGATCTCGTCTCCGTTCACCTGGGCGATGGTCACCACCTGCTGCTGCCCTCCCTGGGGGCCCACGCCGACCATGACGAACGCCAGCAC
It contains:
- the bioD gene encoding dethiobiotin synthase, with the translated sequence MSRGFFITGTDTGVGKTLVACGLAAAFRDAGFKVGVMKPAESGCRNEKGRLVPQDATFLKAAAGSNQPIERICPYRLGVPVAPSVAAAHAGVQIRPDFLVRLYRDMSAVHDLMLVEGAGGLLVPLRPSYTYADLAREIGLPILVVVGNRLGAINHALLTLDHAACLNLKVSGYILNDMEGERTPATETNAETLREMTRVPSVGKVPFLRTSGSGPGAPQETRPDLGALFRRHTEFDYLAKIT
- a CDS encoding DUF488 domain-containing protein, with protein sequence MSVLTIGHSTHAIETFVGLLERYEVVEVVDVRSTPYSRFNPQYNREPLARSLTARGIEYVYLGWELGGRPDDPACYENGRVRYDRVEATPMFQRGLDRVLQAAAGHRVAMMCAEKEPLECHRTLLVAQALESRGVSVDHILADGGLEAHAAAMDRLLVMHGDPPQGELFGQHGDRIKRAIARQVERMAARKRR
- the larC gene encoding nickel pincer cofactor biosynthesis protein LarC, coding for MRTAYFDLVSGISGDMTVAALLDLGLPRRRLQEELGKLANLDFRIRVGRRTVHGIRAVRFQVLAGEEQPRRSWSDIRGLIEGSGLPVEVKNRGLAIFSKLAEAEGKVHGVAPEAVHFHEVGAVDSIVDILAAAIGTCFLGIDEFACSAVPLGRGLTRSLHGVLPVPAPATLELLKGFPVEGADIAAENVTPTGAAVLSALVTRKGEAPAMRVEGTGYGAGTLEFADRPNVLRIVLGEGSSLLAHERMLVMETHIDDMNPELYDYVLERLFAAGARDVTLSPVQMKKNRPGTLLRVVAEPELRDALAGIVLGETSTLGVRCYRVDRLVLPRTTLKLKTRFGTLTVKVAEEPGGAKRATPEYDEARKIAAARKVPLKAVYDEVTRCFMGGR
- a CDS encoding thiolase family protein, translating into MNNLRGKYAIVGVGHSRLGKVPEMGPIGMFAVAARNAIADAGLTKADVDGLITRGPDDVYCHHQRVGAALGLDVTYSTSTDNGGASQVLGVAMACMAIDAGLCSTAVVGFGRDTWSRTHRTETARKRVNIGIQNQGEFGPEFGWFGAPSNYAVSARRHMKLYGTTKEQLGHIAVAFREHASRNPNAFFQKPVTIEEYLNARMIVDPLCLYDCSVYIDGAAAVVVTSAERARDLRQPPAYVMGFGFGNRLSGWFEESNMLTTGAKEAGEGAYRMAGIGPEAVDTAQLYDCFTQMVLLQLEDYGFCEKGEGGPFAASGALRLGGRLPTNTSGGQLSEGHTEGMLQIVEGVRQVRHEHGADRQVKDAQVALVSGHGGNTACQSAMILAREAS
- the bioA gene encoding adenosylmethionine--8-amino-7-oxononanoate transaminase — its product is MNHSDKYDTLKRLDHTHLWHPFTQMQEWMGEDPCIIAEGEGSYLIDVDGNRYLDGVSSLWCNLFGHRRPELDEALKAQTDRIAHSTFLGLSHVPGIELAARLNAIVPPGLTRVFYSDSGATAVEVALKLAVQYWQLLGQTERTRFARLEESYHGDTVGAMSVGYSELFHHYHRTMLFPTLSVKPPYAYQREHGLSEAESMERSLAEARATVEREKDRLAAFIMEPVMQGAAGMWPQPAGYVRGIRDICADNGILFIADEVATGFGHTGRMWACEHDGVTPDLMCVGKGITGGYLPLAATFATEEIFSAFLGEYGEFKSFFHGHTYTGNPLGCAVALAGLDIFERDALMETVPAKMAWLERTLQADILTLPHVREIRQRGFMTGMELVKDKARGERYDPGLRIANQVVLEARRRGVIVRPLGDTLIMLPPLTISDAELATLAGVVRDSIRHVTEAS
- a CDS encoding OB-fold domain-containing protein — encoded protein: MSEYAKPLPYPTVESEPFWEGCKRHELLLPRCRACSGYWFPPGSTCPHCWSTEWDWTKASGRGRIHSFGVYHRVYHPGFEGEIPYVFAVIQLDEGPRLVSNVVDEPPEKLECDQPVEVVFEDVTEDVTLYKFRPAG
- the bioF gene encoding 8-amino-7-oxononanoate synthase — encoded protein: MADFIEERLEEIRSRNLYRELKVVDGEQDATVVLNGREVLNLSSNNYLGLANHPALKEAAREALDRYGCGSGASRLISGNMTAHEELEQRLARFKGTEAALVFNSGYQANVGIIATLVEKGDVVLSDQLNHASIIDGCRLSRATVSVYRHCNMEHLEDLLKKAPAKARKLIATESVFSMDGDIAPLRELVELAERHGAMVMVDEAHGTGVRGPNGAGVVAEMGLGDRVLVQMGTLGKALGAFGAYVAGSARLKELLINRARSFIFTTSLPPVVLAMAGAAVDLAEKEPERQCTLRRNTERLRSGLERLGYTVGGSTQIIPVMVGEEQPCMELAARLLDSGFYVQGIRPPTVPPGTSRLRVTTMATHTNEQLDRALDAFARNSPHERKRA